One Pyrococcus furiosus DSM 3638 genomic region harbors:
- a CDS encoding ATP-binding protein has product MRKSSRELKDNFYDEPYIVLSELRELKTYFSILSAIAAGKRKPSEMANEVDLEGRKIHSYIETLIRLGFVERDLLVARKEKRWLYIISDPMLMSWFSLVYPKRTEIEIGAMTIDDVKEILQRIFSFRFEQVSREFLIELNRKGNLPFRFTKIGRWWHKEEEIDIVALNEKEKKSLLIEIKWKELKEREIKGILNDLELEGWDKIYGVIAKKVQKKENLWERGFLIWDLEDLDVL; this is encoded by the coding sequence TTGAGGAAGAGTTCCCGAGAACTGAAGGATAATTTTTATGATGAGCCTTACATAGTTCTCTCCGAGCTTAGGGAATTAAAAACATACTTTTCAATCCTCTCGGCAATAGCTGCTGGAAAGAGAAAACCTTCAGAGATGGCAAACGAAGTTGATCTAGAGGGAAGGAAAATACACTCCTACATTGAAACGCTAATACGGCTCGGATTTGTGGAGAGGGATCTTCTAGTTGCAAGAAAGGAAAAACGATGGCTTTACATAATTTCTGACCCAATGCTCATGAGTTGGTTCTCGTTGGTCTACCCCAAGAGAACGGAGATAGAGATAGGAGCTATGACAATTGATGATGTTAAAGAGATCCTCCAGAGGATCTTCTCCTTTCGCTTTGAGCAAGTCTCGAGAGAATTTCTCATTGAACTAAACAGAAAAGGGAATTTACCCTTCCGATTTACTAAAATTGGAAGATGGTGGCACAAGGAAGAGGAAATTGATATCGTAGCTTTGAATGAAAAGGAAAAGAAATCCCTCCTTATAGAAATCAAGTGGAAGGAATTAAAGGAGAGAGAAATAAAGGGGATTTTAAATGATTTAGAGCTAGAAGGATGGGACAAAATTTATGGAGTAATTGCAAAGAAAGTTCAAAAGAAAGAGAATCTCTGGGAAAGGGGTTTCCTAATCTGGGATTTGGAAGATTTAGACGTTTTATGA
- a CDS encoding RAD55 family ATPase — protein sequence MTGTGKTTFALHFAIANALQGRKVVYITFEEPIGQIVRSARNYNIPIDEVLGKDLEIFSWVPESKTPVHTYIKIKEIVEEFQPEALIIDSLTALKQHTDEKELAKMLRYLQLLTKERR from the coding sequence ATGACTGGAACTGGAAAAACTACGTTTGCCCTACACTTTGCCATAGCAAATGCACTTCAGGGAAGGAAGGTAGTTTACATAACTTTTGAAGAGCCAATTGGTCAGATAGTAAGATCAGCTAGAAATTACAACATACCTATAGATGAAGTTTTGGGGAAAGATTTAGAGATTTTCTCTTGGGTACCAGAAAGTAAAACACCAGTGCACACCTATATAAAAATTAAGGAGATAGTGGAAGAATTCCAACCTGAAGCCCTAATAATAGATAGTCTAACTGCCTTAAAACAGCACACAGACGAAAAGGAATTAGCAAAAATGCTAAGGTACCTGCAACTTCTCACCAAAGAAAGGAGATAA
- a CDS encoding RAD55 family ATPase, whose translation MNEETKFDVVPFTKASTLVDVIIGLRYEIENGKIEKRLAIIKARGSNHSRKIYRYEITSKGVEIYE comes from the coding sequence CTGAACGAGGAAACAAAATTTGATGTAGTTCCATTTACAAAAGCTAGCACCCTTGTTGATGTGATAATAGGACTAAGATATGAGATAGAAAACGGGAAGATAGAGAAAAGGCTTGCAATCATAAAGGCGAGAGGCTCAAATCATTCAAGAAAAATCTACAGGTATGAAATAACAAGTAAGGGGGTTGAGATTTATGAGTAA
- a CDS encoding DUF3227 domain-containing protein, whose amino-acid sequence MSNGKDILTKTIISALKEVAPGLEAVLEAHLNATLNKGIEVAYEDPQKFKEAVSKLFGEYSARLLEMVIISKLQSYLGKQVEVNSLEELVEEIKKIYG is encoded by the coding sequence ATGAGTAATGGGAAAGATATATTGACGAAAACAATTATTTCCGCCCTTAAAGAAGTTGCTCCTGGGCTGGAAGCTGTTTTGGAGGCCCATTTAAATGCTACCCTTAATAAAGGAATTGAAGTAGCATATGAAGACCCTCAAAAATTCAAAGAAGCAGTTTCAAAGCTCTTTGGAGAGTACAGCGCAAGATTACTGGAAATGGTTATCATAAGCAAGCTTCAAAGTTATCTTGGAAAGCAGGTAGAAGTTAACTCTTTAGAGGAACTCGTGGAAGAGATAAAGAAAATTTATGGGTGA
- a CDS encoding ATP-binding protein: MILTSKFVNRERELNFLRDHYHSGKAELIVIYGRRRIGKTYLLRKFLEETNGIYLLAEENETNLEDFSLRLTDYFKDPFLKENPIRTWKAFFTYLAGKSNKRLVVVIDEVQYLVRAEKGFLSTLQKYWDLYLSSTKIMLILCGSLVSFMEGILSGKSPIYGRRTGTWKVEEMSFFDVLKFHPIDIETAIRIYSVFGGVPQYWADYDPGKDFWENVKDLVLSKGAKYYDEPKYLLKEELRDVSRYFSILRAIALGYSRFGQIADAARIETKSLGKYLNVLEEMGYVREEKPIVGRGKTLYRINDYFFNFWFRFVFPRRSEIEMGLDVIEEIKREFNDYLGPVFEEISRQFLIEMNKRKKLPFRFTKIGKWWYKREEIDLVALKEEEKKALFIEVKWKNLERKEAYRILKDLKRKAELTGLHDWNKRYGIIAKSIIEKEKLREKGFLAWDLKDFVGNQNG, from the coding sequence ATGATACTCACGAGTAAGTTTGTGAATAGGGAGAGGGAGTTAAACTTCCTAAGAGATCATTATCATTCTGGAAAGGCCGAGCTGATAGTTATTTACGGCCGAAGAAGGATTGGAAAAACATATCTCCTACGGAAATTTCTTGAGGAAACTAATGGAATATACCTCCTTGCAGAAGAGAACGAGACGAACTTGGAAGATTTCTCCTTAAGATTGACAGACTACTTCAAGGATCCCTTTTTGAAAGAAAATCCCATTAGAACTTGGAAAGCTTTCTTCACGTATCTAGCTGGAAAAAGTAACAAAAGATTGGTTGTGGTCATAGATGAAGTTCAGTATCTTGTTAGAGCTGAGAAAGGATTCCTCAGCACCCTTCAAAAGTACTGGGATCTATACTTGTCCTCAACAAAGATAATGCTCATACTCTGTGGTTCACTTGTTTCCTTTATGGAGGGCATTCTTTCCGGAAAATCCCCAATATACGGAAGAAGAACGGGAACTTGGAAGGTAGAAGAAATGTCATTTTTTGACGTGCTAAAGTTTCATCCAATTGATATAGAGACAGCTATAAGAATATACAGTGTTTTTGGTGGGGTTCCACAGTATTGGGCAGACTATGATCCCGGGAAAGATTTCTGGGAAAATGTAAAGGATCTAGTCCTATCCAAAGGTGCGAAATACTATGATGAACCTAAGTATCTCCTTAAAGAAGAGCTAAGAGATGTCTCAAGGTACTTCTCAATATTAAGGGCAATAGCACTTGGCTACTCACGTTTTGGTCAGATAGCAGACGCAGCAAGGATCGAAACAAAAAGTCTCGGAAAATACCTCAATGTTTTGGAGGAAATGGGATACGTAAGGGAGGAGAAACCAATTGTTGGAAGAGGTAAAACATTGTATAGGATAAATGACTACTTTTTCAATTTCTGGTTCCGCTTCGTCTTTCCCAGGAGAAGTGAGATAGAAATGGGGCTTGATGTTATTGAGGAGATAAAGAGGGAATTCAACGACTATCTTGGCCCTGTGTTTGAAGAGATATCCCGTCAGTTTCTTATAGAAATGAACAAAAGAAAAAAGCTCCCATTTAGGTTTACTAAGATTGGTAAGTGGTGGTACAAGAGAGAAGAGATCGACTTAGTTGCTTTGAAGGAAGAAGAGAAGAAAGCCCTCTTTATAGAAGTAAAGTGGAAAAATCTTGAGAGAAAAGAGGCCTATAGAATATTAAAAGACTTAAAAAGAAAAGCAGAACTCACTGGATTGCATGATTGGAACAAGAGATATGGAATAATAGCAAAAAGCATCATAGAAAAAGAGAAGTTGAGGGAAAAAGGTTTTTTAGCCTGGGATCTAAAAGATTTTGTGGGGAACCAGAATGGATAG
- a CDS encoding radical SAM protein produces the protein MKCKICGYESEEISASIGVCVNCLRRGRTEIALNTHREWRKKLGLPMEVPRGGVKCKLCVNECEVIDKGYCGVIVNDNGKLVPKIGVTYYYDPHPTNCVAEPVCPERTNIGHYNLAVFFHGCNLDCLFCQNIEHKTIKGWEIGIEELVRAVLNPKVTCICYFGGDPAPFSPYAIRVAQEILKKKKIRICWETNGLENPRIMRRIARLSEESGGIVKIDWKAYSPEVYEALTGINGKKAVERIKENIRVVIEEGAMLVVSTLVVPHYIDEREVNGITKFLASISDEIPYVLLAFHPHHLMSDIPTTSWEQMNRLVEVARKNGLKNVFVGNYWLLRVKA, from the coding sequence GTGAAGTGCAAAATCTGTGGATATGAGAGTGAAGAAATTTCCGCATCTATAGGAGTTTGTGTGAATTGTCTCAGGAGGGGACGTACAGAGATAGCTTTGAATACCCACAGAGAATGGAGGAAAAAACTTGGCCTTCCTATGGAAGTTCCCAGGGGAGGAGTTAAATGTAAGCTGTGCGTAAACGAGTGCGAAGTTATTGACAAAGGTTACTGTGGCGTTATTGTGAACGACAACGGAAAGTTGGTCCCTAAAATTGGTGTTACATACTACTATGATCCCCATCCCACAAACTGCGTCGCTGAACCTGTTTGTCCTGAAAGAACGAACATAGGCCACTATAACCTCGCTGTCTTCTTCCATGGGTGCAACCTAGACTGTCTCTTCTGCCAAAACATTGAACATAAAACCATCAAAGGTTGGGAAATTGGTATTGAGGAGCTCGTTAGAGCGGTTTTAAATCCAAAGGTCACTTGTATTTGTTACTTTGGTGGTGACCCAGCTCCTTTCTCTCCTTATGCAATAAGAGTTGCCCAAGAAATCTTGAAGAAAAAGAAGATAAGAATTTGCTGGGAAACAAATGGACTCGAGAATCCCAGGATTATGAGGAGAATAGCAAGGCTTTCAGAGGAGAGTGGAGGGATAGTGAAGATAGATTGGAAAGCTTATTCTCCAGAGGTTTACGAAGCTCTCACGGGGATAAACGGTAAAAAGGCCGTGGAAAGAATAAAAGAAAACATAAGAGTTGTCATTGAAGAGGGGGCAATGCTTGTTGTTAGCACTCTTGTAGTCCCTCACTACATCGATGAGAGGGAAGTTAATGGGATAACAAAATTTCTGGCTTCAATAAGCGATGAGATACCCTACGTTCTCTTGGCCTTTCATCCACATCATCTAATGAGCGATATTCCCACTACCTCCTGGGAACAGATGAATAGGCTCGTTGAGGTGGCTAGGAAAAACGGGCTTAAGAACGTGTTTGTGGGGAACTATTGGCTTTTGAGAGTAAAAGCTTAA
- a CDS encoding ATPase domain-containing protein: MGKTGIEYFDNFILKDGFPDGSLILVAGEPGAGKTIFSATYLYNGAKKFGEKGVYISLAETKREFYEAMKQLGMDFEELEKKGLFRFIDLVTVSRGAIEKEIQFLMSEISSFQPKRVVIDSISVFAQILGLEKTRVFLHTMLGRFIKAYNATALLIAEKPMGSKTIGHGVEEFVVDGVIILKYKSLGEITRRVMEIPKMRRRSVERAEYEYVITKNGIEFLELPDLVRDKGEYTLEKITTGIEKLDKMLDGGYTRDQMF, translated from the coding sequence ATGGGTAAGACTGGAATCGAATACTTTGACAATTTCATTCTTAAAGATGGTTTTCCCGATGGATCACTAATTTTAGTTGCAGGAGAGCCGGGAGCTGGGAAGACTATATTTTCTGCAACATACCTATATAATGGCGCAAAGAAGTTTGGAGAAAAAGGGGTATACATTTCACTGGCAGAAACAAAGAGAGAATTCTATGAGGCAATGAAACAACTGGGAATGGATTTTGAGGAGCTTGAAAAGAAAGGACTTTTCAGATTCATTGATCTTGTAACTGTAAGTAGGGGAGCAATAGAAAAAGAAATACAATTTTTGATGAGCGAAATTTCAAGCTTCCAACCTAAAAGGGTTGTAATTGACTCCATAAGCGTCTTTGCACAAATTTTGGGACTTGAAAAGACAAGAGTGTTTCTCCACACAATGCTTGGAAGATTTATAAAAGCTTACAATGCCACAGCACTCCTAATTGCTGAAAAGCCTATGGGAAGCAAAACAATAGGGCATGGAGTGGAAGAATTCGTTGTTGATGGGGTAATAATTCTCAAGTATAAATCACTTGGAGAGATTACAAGAAGGGTAATGGAAATCCCAAAGATGAGAAGAAGAAGTGTTGAGAGAGCAGAATATGAGTATGTGATAACTAAGAATGGGATTGAGTTCCTGGAACTTCCAGATCTCGTAAGAGATAAGGGGGAATACACACTCGAAAAGATAACAACGGGAATAGAAAAGCTCGATAAAATGCTAGATGGGGGATATACAAGGGATCAAATGTTCTAA
- a CDS encoding flavodoxin family protein gives MDSIIVYVSIHHKNTEKVAKVIAEVLNARLVKPWEIKPEELLKYDLIGFGSGIYYWKHHRALFELINKLPKVEGKKAFIFSTAGLNIPFINHRKLRKVLREKGFEIVGEFSCRGWDTNGWLAEIGGLNKGHPNEKDLENARKFAENLKASI, from the coding sequence ATGGATAGCATAATCGTTTATGTTTCCATCCACCACAAAAACACAGAAAAGGTAGCTAAGGTTATTGCAGAGGTTCTAAATGCAAGACTAGTTAAACCTTGGGAAATAAAACCAGAAGAACTCCTAAAATATGATTTAATAGGCTTTGGTTCTGGAATTTACTATTGGAAACATCATAGAGCCCTCTTTGAGCTTATCAACAAACTTCCGAAAGTAGAAGGAAAAAAGGCATTTATATTTTCAACCGCGGGGCTAAATATACCTTTCATCAATCACAGGAAGCTCAGAAAAGTTTTAAGGGAGAAAGGATTTGAAATAGTAGGAGAATTTTCTTGCAGAGGTTGGGATACGAACGGTTGGTTAGCAGAGATAGGCGGATTAAACAAGGGGCATCCTAACGAAAAAGACTTAGAAAATGCTAGAAAATTCGCGGAGAACTTGAAGGCTTCTATATAA